In a genomic window of Candidatus Competibacteraceae bacterium:
- a CDS encoding cobalamin-dependent protein (Presence of a B(12) (cobalamin)-binding domain implies dependence on cobalamin itself, in one of its several forms, or in some unusual lineages, dependence on a cobalamin-like analog.) yields the protein MLDRFIKAYNEAVFETDKEAAFTAVNTALAEGIRPEDIVFKIVIPAVEEMMHNITKDPDANLAQHFMTAQIAAEVTEKMLEKFEHPPEIIGRVVIGTAHGDLHSLGKRIVMGCLKALMVEATDLGVNVPAEKFVDEAIARDAHVIAVSAMMVHTATGEDGPRKVRQLLKERGLEQRFKLIVGGAPYRYDTELYQAVGADSWAPDGVNAARAIINLIQQVKHRDSAQDL from the coding sequence ATGCTAGATCGCTTCATCAAAGCCTACAACGAAGCCGTCTTCGAAACCGATAAGGAAGCGGCCTTCACTGCGGTGAATACCGCCTTGGCGGAAGGCATCCGGCCAGAAGATATCGTGTTTAAGATCGTCATTCCGGCCGTTGAAGAGATGATGCACAACATCACCAAGGACCCGGACGCCAATCTGGCGCAGCACTTCATGACCGCGCAGATCGCTGCCGAAGTGACTGAAAAGATGCTGGAAAAGTTCGAACATCCGCCCGAAATCATCGGTCGGGTGGTGATCGGCACCGCGCACGGCGACCTGCATTCGCTCGGCAAGCGCATCGTCATGGGTTGCCTGAAGGCGCTGATGGTCGAAGCCACCGATCTCGGCGTGAACGTCCCAGCGGAAAAATTCGTCGATGAAGCCATCGCCCGCGATGCCCACGTCATCGCCGTGTCGGCCATGATGGTCCATACGGCAACCGGCGAGGACGGCCCGCGCAAAGTGCGCCAGCTTCTCAAGGAGCGCGGTCTCGAACAGCGTTTCAAGCTGATCGTGGGCGGCGCGCCCTATCGCTACGACACCGAACTCTACCAAGCCGTAGGCGCCGATTCCTGGGCGCCGGACGGCGTCAATGCCGCACGCGCCATCATCAATCTTATCCAGCAGGTAAAACACCGTGACTCCGCTCAAGATCTTTGA
- a CDS encoding DUF4445 domain-containing protein: protein MTLLVVHSRLGKHCFEVANGLSVREALDITTLRVRAACGGTGVCGACVIRLVGGEVSAPTVAEYMKLSSDERAAGARLGCQVRLKGDTEIRLDRPAPPSPWKSIPPENLQPIAHGLPDLRAHTLGVAVDLGTTQIRVSLLDRRSGRRIATRRGPNPQGVYGADILNRLEAARANSAHAAELAKRVRTAILRAVRDILARDIGEVKTMLAEIGQIFIVGNTAMLALLTGRGADTLLDPAHWQGAIDCRPHDATFWRAKEALPCAELVMPDPVAGFIGSDLVADLLATGLTEGPAGALLLDIGTNTEIALWDGATLHVTSVAGGPAFEGSGIRRGMAAEPGAIDSVCSVDNHYRWRTIGGGAPQGFCGSGLIDAIAVLLADGQLKPSGRFATPPGSDGYPLDPNHPNTAITSSDIDVFQRAKAATAAAMSQLLIQAGMTWKDLRRLCICGAFGRTLRLEHAQAIGLLPAVSPGSIELHAEAALAGCEQALLSSDGARCFDALTSKTKMINLSLLPDYEDRYIEHLRLRPIALTPTTGAKALTEPTR from the coding sequence ATGACTCTCTTAGTGGTCCACTCCAGGCTGGGCAAGCACTGCTTCGAAGTAGCGAATGGTCTGTCGGTGCGCGAAGCCCTCGATATCACCACTTTGCGAGTGCGCGCCGCCTGCGGCGGCACAGGTGTCTGCGGAGCTTGCGTGATACGTCTGGTCGGAGGCGAAGTCTCAGCGCCGACAGTTGCCGAGTATATGAAACTCAGTTCCGACGAACGCGCGGCGGGCGCACGGCTGGGCTGTCAGGTCCGGCTCAAAGGCGATACCGAAATCCGTCTCGACCGGCCTGCGCCCCCCTCACCCTGGAAGAGCATTCCACCGGAAAATCTCCAACCGATCGCTCATGGTCTGCCTGATTTACGCGCTCATACCCTCGGCGTGGCGGTCGATCTGGGCACCACTCAAATCCGGGTCTCCCTCTTGGACCGACGGTCCGGGCGCCGCATCGCCACCCGTCGCGGCCCGAACCCACAAGGCGTTTACGGCGCCGACATCCTCAACCGCCTGGAAGCGGCTCGCGCCAACTCCGCACACGCGGCGGAACTGGCCAAGCGGGTTCGAACCGCCATCCTGCGAGCGGTGCGCGACATCCTGGCTCGCGATATCGGCGAAGTAAAAACCATGTTGGCTGAAATCGGCCAAATTTTCATCGTCGGCAACACCGCCATGCTGGCTTTATTGACCGGGCGCGGCGCCGATACCCTACTCGATCCCGCCCACTGGCAAGGGGCCATCGACTGCCGGCCGCACGATGCCACCTTCTGGCGGGCAAAAGAGGCGCTACCGTGCGCCGAACTGGTGATGCCCGATCCGGTGGCCGGCTTCATCGGCTCCGATCTGGTGGCGGATTTGCTGGCCACCGGTTTGACCGAAGGTCCCGCTGGCGCGCTGTTGTTGGATATCGGCACCAATACCGAAATCGCGCTGTGGGACGGCGCGACTCTACATGTCACCTCGGTCGCCGGCGGCCCCGCCTTTGAAGGGTCCGGCATCCGTCGCGGCATGGCCGCCGAACCCGGAGCCATCGACAGCGTCTGTTCGGTCGACAACCACTACCGATGGCGGACTATCGGTGGTGGCGCACCGCAGGGTTTCTGCGGGTCGGGACTGATCGACGCCATCGCCGTCCTGCTCGCCGACGGCCAATTGAAGCCTTCCGGGCGCTTTGCCACTCCGCCCGGATCGGACGGCTATCCGCTCGATCCCAACCACCCGAATACCGCCATTACCAGCAGCGATATCGATGTGTTTCAACGCGCCAAGGCCGCTACAGCGGCCGCCATGAGCCAACTGTTGATTCAGGCCGGCATGACTTGGAAGGATCTGCGCCGTCTATGCATCTGCGGCGCTTTCGGCCGCACCCTGCGTCTCGAACATGCCCAAGCCATCGGCCTCCTACCGGCCGTCTCTCCCGGCTCGATCGAGCTACATGCCGAGGCTGCCCTGGCCGGTTGCGAACAGGCCCTGCTGTCGTCTGACGGTGCCCGATGTTTTGACGCATTAACGTCCAAAACCAAAATGATCAATCTTTCCCTGCTGCCGGATTATGAGGACCGTTATATCGAGCACCTGCGCTTGCGCCCTATCGCCCTGACCCCGACCACCGGCGCAAAGGCCCTGACCGAACCGACCCGATGA